The following nucleotide sequence is from Candidatus Binataceae bacterium.
TCGAGCGCCAGGTAACGCACGCAGGCTTCCAGCGCGGCTTTCGCGACGCCCATAACGTTGTAGTTGGGGATCGCCCGGACGGCGCCGAGGTAACTCAGCGTCACGATGGCGCCGCCGCCGCGCGCCTCCATCAGCGGCTCGGCCGCTCGCGCCATTGCGACCAGCGAATAGGCGCTGATCTCGATCGCGCGCGAGAAATTGACCCGATTCACCGTGAGGAAACGATCGCGCAAATCCTCGCGCTCGGCAAACGCGATCGCATGGACCATAAGATCGAGCCCGCCCCACAGCTCCTTGAGACCGGCGAAGACCGCGTCGATCTGGGCATCGTTGCCGACGTCGAGTTCGCCGACGACCTGCGCGCCAATCGATTCCGCCAGCGGGCGCACCCGTTTCTCGAGGATTTCGCCTTGGTAAGTCAGCGCGATCTCGGCGCCTTGCGCGTGCAGCTCGCGCGCGATCGACCACGCGAGGCTTTTGTCATTGGCGACCCCGGCGATCAGGGCGCGTTTGCCGTCAGCGATTCCCATCCGAAAACTCCATCCGCATTCTCTCCGCGTGACGCTTTTATCTGTGGCTGAGACTCGGCGTAAG
It contains:
- a CDS encoding enoyl-ACP reductase, whose amino-acid sequence is MGIADGKRALIAGVANDKSLAWSIARELHAQGAEIALTYQGEILEKRVRPLAESIGAQVVGELDVGNDAQIDAVFAGLKELWGGLDLMVHAIAFAEREDLRDRFLTVNRVNFSRAIEISAYSLVAMARAAEPLMEARGGGAIVTLSYLGAVRAIPNYNVMGVAKAALEACVRYLALDLGPKNIRINALSAAPARTLASSAIRDFHSMAHEVEERSPLKRAMKPEEVGKMASVLLSDLSSGVTGQTVYVDMGYNIVGL